The Pelodiscus sinensis isolate JC-2024 chromosome 32, ASM4963464v1, whole genome shotgun sequence genomic sequence gcccatccttcctgtataggctcccttccccccccccccccaccagtaaattttttagcaggctggccagcagcccagctcagttctggcttgtgctgggtccaagACTtaccctcactgcagctctgcatttaaagtgtactaggagccaggcgggcagggcagcccagctcagttccagctcatgctgggtccaggagctcaggtgTCCCTCACCCCGGAcgggggctggtttttaaactggcttcccttatGGACCAGCttccgcctggcaccctgcactgctgtctctgggttgccagatggtttcaacaaaaataccagacacacttgacattacatcacaatctacattacatcttatttagaaaataccggacatttttattttctcatttatattttctccatttgtttcctgaacagaaagctcaaatactggactgtccagttcaaaactggacacctggcacccccacctctgatacagaggcagcagcatagtggcagggggctcctcaggagtggggccagagcgtaCTGGCTGCTTGGCctcgcccccagggactatagaatagtcgagtaaccgataagaattaatgaggttaatcgactattgaagtaaccgatatttaacatttcTAGCTTATCCCTCCATGGGTCATATTGAATCTCTTAGCTACAGCATCATGCTGGGAGCTCATGTTAGCTGATTTCTCCAGAACCCCAAAGTCCCTTTCAGAGTTCCTGCTGTCTAGGGTACAGACCCTCAGTCTGTAAGCATGACATACATTTATTCTTAGATGTATAACTTTACCTTTGACTGTATTAAAACAAATATGCAgcttgaacatctctagtctggcacccttggaacctgacccatgccgaaccagagaatttgccaaagcataggagatcaatattgtctaatagcattaccaacacttccactgcttacagggctcttaaaagacattttggGTGTAAATTAGAatgaaataacagcacagaacactgacagccagcatgggtggctgtaaacaaactttatggggctacgggaaacttggccacatgcatGATAAGTGGTCAtccatctaactaaaatcatgacggaccatggatgttgccggaccagagaatgctggactagagaggattTCAGATGAGCTCATCTTACCAAGAGAACCCAGTCCTCCTAAAATATTGACCTACCTATATTCATCATTTTTTACTACTCTACTAATTTTTGAGTCATACTTTGCCAGCAGTTACtttatgttttcttcctttaTCACCCAACTTGTAATCTTCTTAAAAATGATATCAAGTTTATTTGACAAGATCTGTTGTCCCTAACACTATGTTGATTGGCATTATGTTATCCTCTTTTAATTTTGATTGAGTGGGTCTTGTTTTCATTTCTTTATTCCTTTCTATTACCAACATGGTTCTTGTAACCTAGGTCAACCTAGTTGCCCAATCTTGCAAAATTTTTGTATGCGAATAATTGCTTATGCAAGTAATTAAATCAGTGCTATAAGTTAATCGCTTGCTTAACTGCATGCAGGATTGGATCCAGCGTTCAGACGTGACACAAGTGAGTGTCATGGCAGAAGCAGTGGGGGACAGAAGGGACAAAGGGAATTATAATAAGTTCAGAGGATTACTTAGTAAGGCATGGGTGCATTTTGGTCATTGTATCAtatcaatttatttttaatgtttaaagaGTGGATACAATCTTCAAAATCTCCATGGACATTTAGGAGTCTTTGAGTGAGAGTTAGGCATCTAATGTGTTTATGCACCCAGTGAGCTTTTCAGTAGCATCTATTGGCATCTTTAGGCTCGtaaacacctttgaaaatctatctcttagatgcttttgaaagttgGAGTCATCATAGAAATCATAGAAACGTGGAatagaagggacctcaggaggtcccacatcaggggtggggaaacttttttgggtcaagggcctcTGACATcaagaaaaatcagtctgggaccacacacaagtgagaagcagaaacaacaacaaaacaacaaacaCAACTCCCCCTCAATGATGTAGCTCCCgcgtgagaaggagaaagaggctcaccacatttcccttgcacaccagagcctagggaggcccagcctactatattttgtgtgctccatcctcgcggtggggggggggggaggggctggagggctccccagtgctgggggcggtcctgagccttgggggctgtatctaggcaagccaggggccacttccagcccctgggcctgaggttcccaccTCTGATgtacaccatctctgacaggtatttgtctaacctgtttgcaaaaaacctccaatgatggagattcctcatCCTCCCTGGACTCTAGGTAATTTATTTCAGTACTTAAAATGTTCCCCTCTGTAAATAGAAGGGCAGATTTTGAGAggtgcagagcacccacagcttttAGCATTAGTAATTGTCCTGTGGGCGCCCAGTTCTGTTGTGCTACACATTGTGTATAGACAGTTGCTGCTCCTAAGAGTGTGTACAATCTGAAGTACAATCTGCAAACACAGCAAACTGGGGGATGCCCAAAGGAACAGTTAGGTAATTGTGACCAGTGTGATAAAGAGTGGTCATAGCTTACAATTACTGAGATGCTTGTAGGCATGATGACAGTGGAGTCTTGGAAGAGTGTAGTGGCTTTGCTAGGTCCATGATGCTTTCATGAATGTAGGGCTCATGAAAGGTGAAGGTTTTTTTATTGTGATAAATTCAAAGATAATTTGTCAGAGGCGTTGGATTTCCTGTTCCCCTTCTGAGGTTCCCTTTCCCCCCAGCATAGGCAATGTCTCATTTCTGGATTCTCTCTTTATTCCAGCTGTGAGTGACAAGGAGAACGGTCTGAGATGGAGGAACCATATAAGATGTCTCTGATAAGATCCAAAGGCAGTGTTTCTGAGAGCCCTGAGCAGGAAAAATCCCCTAGGAGTCCAGATGAATCAGAAGCACAGCAGCAAAACACTCCAGAGGAAAGTAAGTCTGCTCACAGCATGCAAGGTGTGAGGAAACGCAAAGGTACCATTGTCCGCCGGAGAACATTCATGGGGGAAAGGCCCAACATCTGCattgagtgtgggaaaagcttccttcAGAGTTCAGACCTTATTAATCATCGgcgaatccacacaggggagaagccCTATAAATGcattgactgtgggaaaagcttcagcgtCAGCTCAAACCTCATCCGGCaccagagaacccacacaggggagaaaccctacaactgccctgactgtgggaaaaacttcacgGACAAGTCGACCCTGACTCAACACCAGCGCGTCCACACGGGTGAGAAGCCCTACATGTGCATCGACTGCGGGAAGAGCTTTAGCCGCAGCTCCCACCACAAGAGACATCTGAGGAGCCCTCCAGGGAAGAGGCAAGGTAAATGCACCCACCGGGAAAGCACTGCTGTTGGGAAGGTGAAAGAAACCAAAGCATCAAAGAAGAGAACCTCAGCCATCGAGATCCCCAACACATGCGCCGAGTGCTGGCAGAGCTTTAGCCAGAACTCGGACCTGGTCAAACACATGCGGATCCACACGGGCGAGAAACCCTATGAGTGTCCCGACTGCGGGAAAAGATTCAACGTCAGCTCTAACCTGATCAGACACCAGAGgatccacacgggagagaaaccctacacgtgctctgactgcgggaaaagcttcactgACAAATCCACCCTCACCCAGCATTACCGGATCCACACGGGCGAGAAACCCTATATATGTGCTTATTGCGGGAAAAGCTTTAGTCACAGCTCCCACCACAAGAGACATGAGAAAATCCATAAAGGAAGGAATTCGGTGTCCTTCCTGCCATTATGGCCCTACCCCACTCAGACATTCTAGAGCGCAGGGTGCATACTAAAGAGCCCGAGGTGGGATTGGTGtgaactacagagagagagaaagacagcacTGTGTGGCCTGGAGAGTAGAAATTGCTACATGTCATCAGACCAGCAGTCAAACTACTCCAGTCCCCTTTTTCTAAAAGTGGCTATGAACCACATACCTCAAAGGAAGGTGTGAAACTCCCATAAGGGACAATTTTGCAATAACATGTCCATGGGGGGAAAGTGGCTGCTTGTTCCCAGGATGTTAATTAGTTGGCTTATGGCCTCAATATAAAGATCCCTTAGAAATCTTTATCCTAACCATGGCAACTTTGGATATTTTTATCATTCCCATAGCTTTGTTTAATTCTCCTTTTTTGGCATCCTATTCTTTGCCTCGATAACAtgttgtggcagtgagttccacatgCTAGTCATGCATTGTGTAGAACAGTATTTCTTGCTGCTGGTTTTAGTACCCTTTATTTCACTGGCCATCTCCTTTTTCTTGTAATATGAGAGGGAGAGTTGGGAACCTAATTTACTGGTACTTTCTCTCTCCTGTTTATACACCTACATCACGTGCCCTCTTTTTCATCATCTCTGTAGTCTAAATAGTTCCAGTCTTTTCATCCCCTTCTCATAAAGAAGTCTCTTCTGCGCTCTAACAATGTTTGTCTTCTGTCTCTGAACCCCCTCTAATTCTGCTCTATCCTTTTTGAGGTGGGATGACCGGATCTGAATGCAGTATTCCTGCTTTGGGTGTCCCATCAATTTACATAGTGGCATTAGAATATTCAGTATTATTTTCTATCCAAGTGTTTATCCATACTTTATTTTTATCCACTATCATGCATTGTGGAGAGGTTTTCATTCATCTGTCTAGCATGACACCTGCATCTCTTTCCTTAGTTCTTGCACTTAATTTAGATCCTAGCTGTTTGTATGAGTAGATGATATCGTCCCTGTTAATGGGCCACATGGTGCCAGCCATTTCCAAGCAAAACTCTCCCTTTTGAAGTGAATAGGGAAATTAAATAGATATCTATATTGGCAGAGACTTTCAAAGCAGCCTAAGGAGTTTGGATGCCCAAGGTGGGGTTTTTAAAAGCTCCTAAGTGATTTAGGCCCAGATCCGTAATGGTATTTAGGCATTGTTCTATTCAACATTGCATCACTATCTCATTTTCAAAGTTGACTTAAGCACTTAAGAATCTAATTCCTCCtgaaagtcatagaatcatagaatcccagcgctggaagagacctcaggaggtcatcgagtccagcccctgtgcaaagcagggccaatcccaacaagaaaagttgttctcctgtGTCACTTCAGGCCactttttcaaaggtatttaggcacctagagATTCAGATAGGTGTCTAGTGGGGGTCTCGACAAACCCCCTCAAATGAATGGGTGTTAGACATGTAGGTGATTGTGAAATTCcctttagatgcctaaataactGTAAAAATATGGCCTTtatgcatttttgaaaatttcatcCCCATTTCCAGAGCTGGGTGTCCAAATCCTTTAAATagttttgaaaaatctcagcttCTCTGTGAATCATAAGGTTTTTTCATAGAcctcatcactgtagtatttCAACACTTCCCAGAAGAATGAAATCTGATTTTAAACTGATGGTATGATATGGATCAAAGTGCACTGTATTGCACTTACCTGCACTGAATTGCATCTGCTGTCATGTTGTCTAGTTCATCTAGTGTTGTTAGATCCCCTCTAAGTTACTCAGCTGCCTTTATTCACAAAGGAATGTTGTATTCTCTGCAAAATTTGCCACCTCCGTTCTCACATTAAGCAGCATTAGTCCTAGGCACGGATGTAGTTTAGGAGGGGCAAGAAGCATCCCCCCACCAAAGAGCAAGCCTCAGGCAGGTGTAGAATTTGGTGTCCCCTCTTGTCCCCCAAGTGTGTTCCCCTTGGCCTGACTGGAGCTGCCCTCCAAATATAGAAGTCAAACTATGCCTATGGTgcaagggtgaccagatgtcccaattttatcAGGACTGTCCCTCTTATCAGGCGCTTTGTCTTACATAGGATTTTTTTCTCCCTACCACTTGCATTGACACCTCTGATGCCCTGATTTTTCACACCTGCTATCCAGTCCCCCTAACTAGTCCTAATACAGGACTGTGAAAGAATCACACTGTTAACCTCTTGCCACATTGAAAAACTGactatttatcatttttattttctgcctCTTAGCCAGTGTCCAGTTCATAACAGTACATTTCTCATTCATCCCTTGACTACATGGCTGCCTTAAGAGCCTCTgctgagggactttgtcaaaaggtttttttgaaagtCTAAATAAATTAGATAAATGAGAACCAGTGTGTATATTAGTTTTTGTTGATAAACAATCAAAGCATTCCTCTAGATCAGGCTGTACAGATTAGTTCAGATTCTTTGTCTTTAGACTTTGGCCTGAAGTGGACAAATTGCCCCAACCTGCCAACACTTGCATCTGCAGCCCTGGCAGGTCTGCCTGTATCTCACACAAAATCTCATGTGTGAGAGGGACTCACACAAAATATCACTTGGCCCAGGAGAAGGTGCACTGGGTTGTGAGCCAGGGGACTAAGCTCTATGCACATTTCTGTGAGTCATGTTGTCATTTCTGTTGTTCACAACTGGTTTGGCTAAACTAGATCCCGGAAATAGATCTGAGATCCCTATGATGCCAGGTCCAACTTTCATGCCTTTACCAGTGGTGTCTTTCAGAATACACAGGCCATTTCTATGTACTTGATTACCCTGTCAGTAACCCAGGCTCTAAACATATTTCTCTGCCAGAAGCCCTGATTCTCAACATTCCACTGCTGTATCACAAATAGCTACATCTCTCTTTAGGTCGTGGGTCACATAGAAGGAAAAGCCTAGATTCGAAGAAGCAGGAGGATTTGACCCTGGGCCATCCACCTTGAAAAACTAGGCTACAGAGTCACTTTATTTCTTTGGTGTCGTGACCCCTTAATCTattatactatatattttagaaatgtgcatctgtctttgagtccatttgtccaagaacccc encodes the following:
- the LOC142823163 gene encoding uncharacterized protein LOC142823163, whose amino-acid sequence is MEEPYKMSLIRSKGSVSESPEQEKSPRSPDESEAQQQNTPEESKSAHSMQGVRKRKGTIVRRRTFMGERPNICIECGKSFLQSSDLINHRRIHTGEKPYKCIDCGKSFSVSSNLIRHQRTHTGEKPYNCPDCGKNFTDKSTLTQHQRVHTGEKPYMCIDCGKSFSRSSHHKRHLRSPPGKRQGKCTHRESTAVGKVKETKASKKRTSAIEIPNTCAECWQSFSQNSDLVKHMRIHTGEKPYECPDCGKRFNVSSNLIRHQRIHTGEKPYTCSDCGKSFTDKSTLTQHYRIHTGEKPYICAYCGKSFSHSSHHKRHEKIHKGRNSVSFLPLWPYPTQTF